Proteins from one Mycteria americana isolate JAX WOST 10 ecotype Jacksonville Zoo and Gardens chromosome 1, USCA_MyAme_1.0, whole genome shotgun sequence genomic window:
- the TMEM121B gene encoding transmembrane protein 121B, producing MTAAELYGAAAAGGGAAGGGAAAGALLGPGGAAGGRRWGFQALSLVLLLGQGALLDLYLIAVTDLYWCSWIATDLVLAAGWGIFFCRNSRARRRERPPPPPGPPPPHPLLLHGPPGGRGAGGRGAGGPPRGGDFAYAHLAWLIYSIAFTPKAALILGTSILELIELRLPLGTTGFRITLALSAPLLYCLLRAIGTEGAGQLLLPPQPPPQHRAAAAFLATCLDLLDSFSLLELVLQPGRPAPLPAPLRYLLIAVYFLCLASPVLWLYELSAARPPGAARLALHLLLPAGLLDAPLLALRCLLLLRYQQPLSLFMLKNLFFLACRGLEALETCCLLRPAAAPPPAKYGPAAAAPAAAAPLAHGLSDVDVGPHGYVNALAVTAQG from the coding sequence ATGACGGCGGCGGAGCTGtacggggcggcggcggcgggcggcggggcggcgggcggcggggcggcggcgggggcgctgctggggcccggcggggcggcgggcgggcggcgctggggcTTCCAGGCGCtgtccctggtgctgctgctggggcagggcgcGCTGCTGGACCTCTACCTGATCGCCGTCACCGACCTGTACTGGTGCAGCTGGATCGCCACCGACCTGGTGCTGGCGGCCGGCTGGGGCATCTTCTTCTGCCGCAACAGCCGGGCGCGCCGCCGggagcggcccccgccgccccccgggccgccgccgccgcacccgctgctgctgcacggcccccccggcggccgcggggccgggggccgcggggccgggggccccccccgcggcggcgacTTCGCCTACGCGCACCTCGCCTGGCTCATCTACTCGATCGCCTTCACGCCCAAGGCGGCGCTGATCCTGGGCACCTCCATCCTGGAGCTGATCGAGCTGCGCCTGCCGCTGGGCACCACCGGCTTCCGCATCACCCTGGCGCTCTCCGCCCCGCTGCTGTACTGCCTGCTGCGGGCCATCGGCACCGAGGGCGCCGGGCAGCTGCTCctgccgccgcagccgccgccgcagcaccgcgccgccgccgccttcctcGCCACCTGCCTCGACCTGCTCGACAGCTTCTCcctgctggagctggtgctgcagcccgggcggccggcgccgctgcccgccccgctgcgctACCTCCTCATCGCCGTCTACTTCCTCTGCCTGGCCTCGCCGGTGCTGTGGCTCTACGAGctcagcgccgcccgcccccccggcgccgcccgcctcgccctccacctcctgctgcccGCCGGGCTGCTGGACGCCCCGCTCCTGGCGCtccgctgcctcctgctcctgcgCTACCAGCAGCCGCTCTCCCTCTTCATGCTCAAGAACCTCTTCTTCCTGGCCTGCCGCGGCCTGGAGGCGCTGGAGACCTGCTGcctcctccgccccgccgccgccccgccgcccgccaagtacggccccgccgccgccgcccccgccgccgccgccccgctggcCCACGGCCTCTCCGACGTCGACGTGGGCCCCCACGGGTACGTGAACGCCTTGGCGGTCACcgcccagggctga